One segment of Ricinus communis isolate WT05 ecotype wild-type chromosome 8, ASM1957865v1, whole genome shotgun sequence DNA contains the following:
- the LOC8275234 gene encoding protein enabled homolog: protein MDSQRNSNLNWAYYRQVKSMEELRHSLLYTSLELEQTRLAAQDELRKRDDQLIQLKDLLSKMIRERDEAIEKCQRLLLEKLLLQQQQQQQNAPLSGISSIEDEPRRAIDSNNGFSSSDCEESIVSSPVIDQIPPQLPPTAPSSSVVAPQGTTLEMVPQKPLPEKGKLLQAVMKAGPLLQTLLLAGPLPQWRHPPPPLESFEIPPVTIPSPPAPPPPPPQPQLLHQDSLININGCNRKRVLLCDGSDSPTETKHQRILLH, encoded by the exons ATGGATAGCCAAAGAAACTCTAATCTTAATTGGGCTTACTACCGCCAAGTGAAG AGCATGGAAGAGCTAAGGCATTCACTTTTGTACACAAGTTTGGAGCTTGAACAAACAAGATTAGCAGCTCAGGATGAGTTGAGAAAAAGAGATGATCAGTTGATCCAGCTTAAAGATCTTCTTAGCAAAATGATAAGAGAGAGGGATGAGGCAATTGAAAAATGCCAAAGACTACTCCTTGAAAAGCTCTTACTTCAGCAGCAACAGCAACAACAAAATGCTCCTTTATCAGGAATTTCAAGCATAGAAGATGAACCCAGAAGAGCAATTGATTCAAACAATGGTTTTTCATCATCAGATTGTGAAGAAAGCATTGTTTCATCACCAGTTATTGATCAAATTCCACCACAATTGCCACCAACAGCTCCATCATCATCAGTAGTAGCTCCTCAAGGAACAACATTAGAAATGGTACCTCAGAAACCTTTACCTGAAAAGGGAAAGCTATTACAAGCAGTAATGAAAGCTGGTCCTCTTTTACAAACACTACTTCTTGCTGGACCACTTCCTCAATGGAGACACCCACCACCACCACTTGAGTCATTTGAAATCCCACCTGTTACTATCCCTTCACCGCCAGCGCCACCGCCACCGCCACCGCAACCACAACTCCTCCACCAAGACTCTTTAATTAACATTAATGGTTGCAATAGGAAAAGGGTTCTACTTTGTGATGGCTCTGACTCACCTACAGAGACCAAACATCAAAGAATACTTCTCCACTGA